One Theropithecus gelada isolate Dixy chromosome 20, Tgel_1.0, whole genome shotgun sequence DNA segment encodes these proteins:
- the CARHSP1 gene encoding calcium-regulated heat-stable protein 1 isoform X1 — MQTGCLSSLCDVFRSFLKVDAARGSAMSSEPPPPPQPPTHQASVGLLDTPRTRERSPSPLRGNVVPSPLPTRRTRTFSATVRASQGPVYKGVCKCFCRSKGHGFITPADGGPDIFLHISDVEGEYVPVEGDEVTYKMCSIPPKNEKLQAVEVVITHLAPGTKHETWSGHVVSS, encoded by the exons ATGCAAACAGGGTGCCTGAGCTCCCTCTGCGATGTGTTCCGCAGTTTCCTGAAGGTGGACGCTGCGAGAGG GTCAGCCATGTCATCTGAGCCTCCCCCACCACCACAGCCCCCCACCCATCAAGCTTCAGTCGGGCTGCTGGACACCCCTCGGACCCGCGAGCGCTCACCTTCCCCTCTGCGGGGCAACGTGGTCCCAAGCCCACTGCCCACTCGCCGGACGAGGACCTTCTCAGC GACGGTGCGGGCTTCACAGGGCCCCGTCTACAAAGGAGTCTGCAAATGCTTCTGCCGATCCAAGGGCCACGGCTTCATTACCCCAGCTGATGGTGGCCCCGACATCTTCCTGCACATCTCTGA TGTGGAAGGGGAGTATGTCCCAGTGGAAGGCGACGAGGTCACCTATAAGATGTGCTCCATCCCGCCCAAGAATGAGAAGCTGCAGGCTGTGGAGGTCGTGATCACCCACCTGGCACCAGGCACCAAGCATGAGACCTGGTCCGGACACGTCGTCAGCTCCTAG
- the CARHSP1 gene encoding calcium-regulated heat-stable protein 1 isoform X2: MSSEPPPPPQPPTHQASVGLLDTPRTRERSPSPLRGNVVPSPLPTRRTRTFSATVRASQGPVYKGVCKCFCRSKGHGFITPADGGPDIFLHISDVEGEYVPVEGDEVTYKMCSIPPKNEKLQAVEVVITHLAPGTKHETWSGHVVSS, encoded by the exons ATGTCATCTGAGCCTCCCCCACCACCACAGCCCCCCACCCATCAAGCTTCAGTCGGGCTGCTGGACACCCCTCGGACCCGCGAGCGCTCACCTTCCCCTCTGCGGGGCAACGTGGTCCCAAGCCCACTGCCCACTCGCCGGACGAGGACCTTCTCAGC GACGGTGCGGGCTTCACAGGGCCCCGTCTACAAAGGAGTCTGCAAATGCTTCTGCCGATCCAAGGGCCACGGCTTCATTACCCCAGCTGATGGTGGCCCCGACATCTTCCTGCACATCTCTGA TGTGGAAGGGGAGTATGTCCCAGTGGAAGGCGACGAGGTCACCTATAAGATGTGCTCCATCCCGCCCAAGAATGAGAAGCTGCAGGCTGTGGAGGTCGTGATCACCCACCTGGCACCAGGCACCAAGCATGAGACCTGGTCCGGACACGTCGTCAGCTCCTAG